A stretch of DNA from Hoeflea ulvae:
CCGGCGAGGTTATGGGGCTCGACCGCGATTACGCGCTTGCCTTCGCCAAGGCGCAGCTCGGCGCCAGCAATGATCTGCCGCGCTCGGGCACGGTGTTCGTCTCTGTCCGCGACGAGGACAAGCCGCGGGTGATCGAGGCAATCCGCATCCTGGTCGACAACGGTTTCAAGGTGATGGCCACGTCCGGCACCGCCGACTTCCTCAAGGACAAGGGTTTCGAGGTCGAACGCGTCAACAAGGTGATGGAAGGCCGTCCGCATATCGAGGACGCGATCCGCAATCGTCAGGTACAACTGGTGATCAACACCACCGAAGGCGCCAAGACCATCTCGGATTCCAAATCGCTGCGCCGCGCGGCGCTGATGCAGAAGGTGCCCTATTTCACCACCATGGCCGGCAGCCTCTCGACGGCGCAAGCCATCGCCGCGCTGAAGGCCGGAAACCTGGAAGTGCACCCGCTGCAGAGCTATTTCCCGACGGCGTGAGGAGATTGCGTTTGGGGGCTTGACGCACCCGACATCTCGTCATCCCGGCCTTGAGCCGGGATCCAGTCACCGCGCGTCTGCGCGGTGGGAAACTCTACCGATGGCACCGGCTATAGGCAGAGTCATCCGGCTCGCCGACGCTCGCCGCTGGATACCGGATCGGGGTCCGGCATGACGGAGGCGGCATTCGCATTCCGACAACCAAGCAACGGATCGTTTGCGTGGTAGAGGACCAAGCCATGACCGACACCCTCGAAATCCTCAACAGCCGCCTGTTTCCGGTGGGTCGGGCGGCGCTGTTTGATGCCTTTGCGGATCCGGCAAAGCTTGCCGCATGGTGGGGGCCGGAGGGGTTTTGCAACCGGATCACGGCTTTTGACTTCAGGCCCGGCGGTGGCTGGCGGGTCACGATGACCGCCGACAACGGCACCGCTTATCACAACCGCTGGACCATCGAGGATGTGATTGCCGGTGAGCTCATCCGGATGACCCATCATGAGCCGGTGCATGTGTTCAGGCTCGAAATGCGCTTTGCCGACGCAGATGGTGGCGCAAGACTGGCTTGGCAAATGCAGTTTGACCGCAGCGAGGAGATCGTGCAGATCGAAAAATTCCTGCACGCCGCCAATGAACAGAATTTCGATCGCCTGGAACGGTTTCTGAAATAGAAGAAAAGCCCT
This window harbors:
- a CDS encoding SRPBCC domain-containing protein, translating into MTDTLEILNSRLFPVGRAALFDAFADPAKLAAWWGPEGFCNRITAFDFRPGGGWRVTMTADNGTAYHNRWTIEDVIAGELIRMTHHEPVHVFRLEMRFADADGGARLAWQMQFDRSEEIVQIEKFLHAANEQNFDRLERFLK